From Pseudomonadota bacterium, one genomic window encodes:
- a CDS encoding SUMF1/EgtB/PvdO family nonheme iron enzyme, protein MAAQGQKRVLRGGSWINDPRNLRAANRNANDPADRNDNIGFRLAGALQI, encoded by the coding sequence CTGGCAGCACAAGGCCAGAAGCGCGTGTTGCGCGGTGGCAGCTGGATCAACGACCCGCGCAACTTGCGCGCGGCGAACCGCAACGCGAACGATCCCGCTGACCGCAACGACAACATCGGCTTCCGCCTGGCCGGAGCTTTGCAGATCTAG
- a CDS encoding RNA-directed DNA polymerase, with translation MAGRMPVGRFKAFEIHDPKQRVIHAAPLWDRVAHHALVRHVEPRLERALLPSVFACRVGKGVHAALDHAQRNSRRFAWVMHADIAQYFPSIDHLTLHSQLRRRFRGDGCALLAAAIDAHGARLGRGLPIGALTSQHFANHYLNDADRWCLAQPGVRAHCRYMDDFLLWSHDRQALLDVQVRFADYLGDTLGLSLKPPLIQRSWVGVRFCGITVKPHALRLGLRRKRRFRAGIAHIEAAWLRGDINSATLQQRVTALHSALMPADSAEFRARFLASKESLDA, from the coding sequence ATGGCCGGCCGAATGCCGGTTGGGCGGTTCAAGGCTTTTGAGATTCATGACCCGAAACAGCGCGTGATCCACGCGGCACCGCTTTGGGACCGCGTGGCCCACCACGCGCTGGTGCGCCACGTTGAGCCACGGCTGGAGCGGGCGTTGTTGCCGTCGGTGTTTGCCTGCCGGGTTGGCAAGGGTGTACACGCCGCGCTTGATCATGCTCAGCGCAACAGCAGGCGGTTCGCCTGGGTGATGCACGCAGACATCGCACAGTATTTCCCGTCGATAGACCACCTGACGTTGCACAGTCAATTGCGGCGACGGTTCCGCGGCGACGGCTGTGCACTGCTGGCGGCGGCGATTGATGCGCACGGTGCCAGGCTCGGCCGAGGCTTGCCGATTGGCGCGCTGACCTCACAGCACTTTGCCAACCATTACCTCAATGACGCCGACCGGTGGTGCCTCGCGCAGCCCGGTGTGCGTGCGCATTGCCGCTACATGGATGACTTCCTGTTGTGGTCACATGATCGGCAGGCGTTGCTGGACGTGCAGGTGCGCTTTGCTGACTACCTCGGGGACACGCTTGGGCTGTCTCTCAAGCCCCCACTGATTCAGCGCAGCTGGGTGGGGGTGCGGTTTTGCGGCATCACCGTCAAGCCACACGCATTGCGGCTGGGGTTGCGGCGCAAGCGGCGGTTTCGCGCGGGCATTGCGCATATCGAGGCGGCCTGGCTGCGCGGTGATATTAACAGCGCCACCTTGCAACAGCGCGTCACGGCGTTGCACAGCGCATTGATGCCCGCTGATTCTGCCGAGTTTCGAGCGCGATTTTTGGCCTCTAAGGAGTCACTGGATGCTTGA
- a CDS encoding HRDC domain-containing protein, producing MVFFRVPAMASGSHADELNAFLASHPLATVDRQWVEDGVNSFWAVCCTVPGEVKAAADAVQPSRTAPRNAIDYQQVLSPGHFSRFAGLRAWRKQVAKAENVQAYAIFTNEQLADIAQLESPDRVALSAVDGVGEKRMERYANAVLAVLGELDA from the coding sequence ATGGTGTTCTTCCGCGTCCCCGCGATGGCATCCGGGTCGCATGCGGACGAACTCAACGCCTTTTTGGCGAGCCATCCCCTGGCGACTGTGGACCGCCAGTGGGTGGAAGATGGTGTCAACAGTTTCTGGGCGGTGTGTTGCACCGTGCCGGGTGAGGTCAAGGCTGCTGCCGACGCTGTGCAACCGTCGAGAACGGCGCCTCGCAACGCTATCGACTACCAACAGGTCCTCAGCCCCGGGCACTTTTCCCGCTTCGCCGGATTGCGCGCGTGGCGCAAACAAGTCGCGAAAGCTGAAAATGTCCAGGCCTATGCCATCTTCACCAACGAGCAACTGGCTGATATCGCGCAGTTGGAATCGCCTGATCGCGTAGCGCTGTCAGCGGTGGATGGTGTGGGTGAGAAGCGCATGGAGCGCTACGCGAACGCTGTGTTGGCCGTACTGGGTGAATTGGATGCCTGA
- a CDS encoding SUMF1/EgtB/PvdO family nonheme iron enzyme codes for MLRALQNARDTDADTVAARLGFAVRNTESAQARLEPDDDPAHNGIAQRAVLYRAHHPLAIWAITAERDFTPVQPLAFEDTGPVDYREAMTPWMPQAPAWHRGALRNALDALLGTVRQTRQPHLKRAALHLARGEPVSALPRARRQHSAAACAVLVDFSPALRAVWPDVEAVVRQLVVEHDPAGLRVCVRYQRPGAGGWQAVSAPHTAFDARTVPPNVPVLVISDFGTRGGSPSAAWHSDLAGLARQGLDLRLLSLFPLRAAAWRSCALCAVAPDGTESLLSAMAACLWLGRAQLRALRLALGLSLADELAASRHPDVERKASAVRLRRDARGVWRARYQRWPAAQRARVERAVSAWAVYQPAAWRDAEQLQTRLAAGDSSGAALGNLLQLARVSAQSHGGVAADSVLAELMDLGCELADTAPVTTEHRQFLTALQAVAERNRLPQPLLGASAPSSRVIGLVQRGDALHAVAAFRGSAVQTVLRTGDAAVESVSRQPVSVAAPLSRPCSIIEGDRTWQLDRLTRPAWASRFFSNEDGIVFAVHADGARFAWQPVHGENGAWGWQPVDSGWTWADSHGVDERGLWADLAVANMRYRLRWIPPGRFQMGSPDDEAGRYENETLHDVTLSCGYWLGETTVTQAFWDGVLGKTSTDNANLPATDLSWEDCQIWCKKLMKKCPRFTARLPTEAEWENACRAGTQSAFWWGDLFDPSLGSEGDGVQDERDFPANPYGLRSMHGNVWEWCSDWFAQYGAGALVDPVGPEQGQERVLRGGSWFSAPRDLRAAGRNARDPAARNDFIGFRLAGGEDPEASRRAAQATADRGAGTAPRSSREPAWRAGR; via the coding sequence TTGTTGCGGGCCTTGCAAAACGCCAGAGACACTGACGCCGATACCGTTGCGGCACGACTCGGTTTTGCCGTGCGCAACACGGAATCGGCGCAAGCTCGGCTTGAACCGGATGATGATCCCGCGCACAACGGCATCGCGCAGCGGGCCGTGTTGTATCGGGCGCATCACCCATTGGCGATCTGGGCGATCACCGCGGAACGCGACTTCACGCCAGTGCAGCCGCTCGCTTTCGAGGACACCGGCCCGGTTGATTACCGCGAAGCCATGACACCCTGGATGCCACAGGCGCCCGCGTGGCACCGAGGCGCATTACGCAACGCGCTTGATGCCTTGCTTGGCACGGTACGGCAGACCCGTCAACCGCACCTCAAACGGGCGGCGTTGCACCTGGCGCGCGGCGAACCAGTGAGCGCGTTGCCGCGAGCGCGGCGCCAGCACAGCGCTGCGGCGTGTGCGGTGCTGGTGGATTTTTCGCCGGCGCTGCGCGCGGTCTGGCCCGATGTCGAGGCTGTGGTTCGGCAGCTCGTTGTCGAGCATGACCCCGCCGGCCTGCGGGTGTGCGTTCGTTACCAGCGCCCGGGGGCGGGCGGCTGGCAAGCGGTGTCTGCGCCACACACGGCCTTCGATGCTCGCACGGTGCCGCCTAATGTCCCGGTGCTGGTGATCAGCGACTTCGGCACCCGTGGCGGGTCGCCGAGCGCCGCCTGGCACAGCGATTTGGCGGGTTTGGCGCGACAGGGGCTAGATCTCAGGTTGTTGAGTCTATTTCCGTTGCGTGCTGCCGCTTGGCGCAGCTGTGCGCTCTGCGCGGTGGCACCGGACGGCACTGAGTCTCTGCTGTCCGCCATGGCTGCCTGTCTCTGGCTTGGCCGGGCGCAACTGCGCGCGTTGCGGCTGGCGCTCGGGCTGAGCCTGGCCGATGAGCTTGCCGCGAGCCGCCACCCGGATGTAGAGCGAAAGGCCAGCGCGGTCCGCCTCCGGCGCGACGCGCGAGGCGTTTGGCGTGCGCGCTACCAACGTTGGCCCGCAGCCCAGCGTGCGCGTGTTGAGCGCGCGGTGTCTGCGTGGGCCGTCTATCAGCCAGCCGCTTGGCGCGATGCCGAGCAGTTGCAAACCCGGCTCGCCGCCGGCGACTCGAGTGGGGCAGCGCTTGGCAATCTGCTGCAACTTGCCCGCGTCAGCGCGCAGAGCCACGGCGGGGTAGCGGCTGACAGCGTGTTGGCCGAGTTGATGGACCTCGGTTGTGAACTGGCCGATACCGCGCCTGTCACGACGGAGCACCGCCAATTCCTGACCGCGTTGCAGGCTGTCGCGGAGCGCAACCGGCTGCCACAACCGCTGCTGGGTGCATCAGCCCCATCTAGCCGGGTCATTGGTTTGGTGCAACGAGGCGATGCCCTGCACGCGGTGGCGGCGTTCCGAGGCTCAGCAGTTCAAACGGTGTTGCGCACTGGCGATGCCGCCGTGGAATCGGTCTCCCGGCAGCCCGTCTCTGTGGCCGCGCCACTGTCACGCCCTTGCAGCATCATCGAGGGTGATCGCACTTGGCAGCTCGACCGCCTGACACGACCTGCCTGGGCATCACGGTTTTTTTCCAATGAGGACGGTATCGTGTTCGCCGTGCACGCGGACGGCGCGCGCTTCGCTTGGCAGCCTGTACACGGCGAGAATGGTGCGTGGGGCTGGCAGCCGGTAGATTCTGGTTGGACGTGGGCAGACAGCCATGGCGTGGACGAGAGGGGCTTGTGGGCGGATTTGGCCGTCGCCAACATGCGCTACCGGCTGCGCTGGATTCCGCCGGGCCGGTTTCAGATGGGGTCGCCGGATGATGAAGCGGGGCGCTATGAAAACGAAACGCTGCACGATGTGACTCTCTCGTGCGGCTATTGGCTCGGGGAGACGACGGTGACGCAGGCTTTCTGGGACGGGGTGTTGGGCAAGACCTCGACAGACAATGCGAATCTCCCCGCCACGGATCTTTCGTGGGAAGACTGCCAGATATGGTGCAAAAAACTGATGAAAAAGTGCCCGCGCTTTACCGCGCGTTTGCCCACTGAAGCGGAGTGGGAAAATGCTTGCCGAGCGGGCACTCAAAGCGCGTTTTGGTGGGGTGACCTATTTGACCCATCGCTGGGGAGCGAGGGTGATGGTGTCCAAGATGAGCGAGATTTCCCGGCTAACCCTTACGGATTGCGCAGCATGCATGGGAATGTGTGGGAATGGTGTTCAGATTGGTTTGCTCAATACGGTGCGGGTGCCTTGGTGGACCCCGTTGGTCCAGAGCAAGGCCAGGAGCGCGTGTTGCGCGGTGGCAGCTGGTTCAGCGCCCCGCGCGACTTGCGCGCGGCGGGCCGCAACGCGCGCGATCCCGCTGCCCGCAACGACTTCATCGGCTTCCGCCTGGCCGGAGGTGAAGACCCGGAAGCCAGCCGGCGAGCCGCGCAGGCGACGGCGGATCGCGGTGCGGGGACCGCGCCGCGTAGCAGCCGCGAGCCGGCGTGGCGAGCAGGCCGGTGA
- a CDS encoding MoxR family ATPase, whose translation MQLDQLPRIVDTAQPIAGHTDIAHHWDSVSVYAVMAAVASERPLLVTGETGLGKSQLARAAAAVLDRAFLSVVIQPYTEAQTLLWSYDYTARLADAQQHDIQPDQAYLCPGPMWWALSPVSAGEAKNRHQYQPNWANVGDGTGASIAECGVVLLVDEIDKADASVANSLLESLGDRCIQVPHRDQPVRAESGCPHPLVVFTSNEDRELPAAFLRRCTHLHLQLPSEPLAYFVTVGSGRYPMLCDGVLEDAARQILDDRANCRQRPYTGLAEYLDLLHALHSLGREGASADQQRDWLTKLGRYFQNSPASDP comes from the coding sequence GTGCAACTGGATCAACTGCCCCGCATTGTCGACACCGCCCAGCCCATCGCAGGCCATACGGATATCGCGCACCACTGGGACAGCGTGTCGGTCTACGCGGTGATGGCAGCGGTGGCGTCAGAGCGCCCGCTCCTCGTGACCGGCGAAACCGGGTTGGGCAAGTCGCAGCTCGCGCGCGCGGCGGCGGCGGTGCTCGATCGCGCGTTTCTGAGCGTCGTGATCCAGCCCTACACCGAGGCCCAGACGCTGCTGTGGTCCTACGACTACACCGCGCGACTGGCCGACGCGCAACAGCACGACATCCAGCCTGATCAGGCCTACCTGTGCCCCGGGCCGATGTGGTGGGCACTGAGCCCGGTGTCGGCGGGCGAGGCGAAAAACCGCCACCAGTACCAGCCCAACTGGGCCAACGTGGGCGATGGCACAGGCGCGTCCATCGCGGAATGTGGCGTGGTGCTGCTGGTCGATGAAATTGACAAGGCTGACGCGAGTGTGGCCAACAGCCTACTCGAGAGCCTCGGCGACCGCTGCATTCAGGTGCCGCACCGTGACCAACCGGTGAGGGCCGAGTCGGGTTGTCCACACCCGCTGGTTGTCTTTACCAGCAATGAAGACCGCGAACTGCCGGCGGCTTTCCTGCGCCGTTGCACGCACTTGCACTTGCAACTGCCGTCGGAGCCGCTGGCGTATTTTGTCACGGTCGGCAGCGGCCGCTATCCGATGCTGTGCGACGGTGTGCTCGAAGACGCAGCCCGGCAAATCCTCGACGACCGCGCAAACTGCCGCCAGCGGCCCTACACCGGACTCGCCGAGTACCTTGATCTGTTGCACGCGCTGCATTCGCTCGGCCGGGAGGGCGCAAGCGCGGATCAGCAGCGAGACTGGTTGACCAAGCTTGGCCGCTATTTTCAGAACAGCCCTGCGTCCGATCCGTGA
- the fba gene encoding class II fructose-bisphosphate aldolase (catalyzes the reversible aldol condensation of dihydroxyacetonephosphate and glyceraldehyde 3-phosphate in the Calvin cycle, glycolysis, and/or gluconeogenesis) translates to MALISMRQLLDHAAEHGYGVPAFNINNLEQMRAIMEAADETDSPVIVQASAGARKYAGAPFLRHLILSAVEEWPHIPVCMHQDHGSSPAICQQAMALGFTSVMMDGSLEEDMKTPADYAYNSGVTAKVVEMAHAIGVSVEGELGVLGSLETGMAGEEDGSGAEGILSRDQLLTDPEEAASFVRDTKVDALAIAIGTSHGAYKFTRPPTGDILSIDRIKAIHARIPDTHLVMHGSSSVPQEWLQVINDHGGEMGETYGVPVEEIQEGIRNGVRKVNIDTDLRMASTGAIRRFMAEKPAEFDPRKYLGVAKDAMKSICLARYEAFGTAGNASKINVLKLDRMVERYNAGALDPRVN, encoded by the coding sequence ATGGCACTGATCTCGATGCGTCAGCTGCTGGACCATGCAGCCGAGCATGGTTACGGCGTACCCGCTTTCAATATCAATAACCTGGAACAAATGCGTGCCATCATGGAGGCCGCCGACGAGACCGACAGCCCGGTGATCGTCCAGGCCTCGGCCGGGGCCCGCAAGTACGCCGGCGCGCCTTTTCTGCGTCACCTGATCCTCTCTGCCGTGGAAGAGTGGCCGCACATTCCGGTCTGCATGCACCAGGACCACGGGTCGTCGCCGGCCATCTGCCAGCAGGCGATGGCGCTCGGTTTCACGTCCGTGATGATGGACGGCTCGCTCGAGGAGGACATGAAGACCCCCGCCGACTACGCCTACAACAGCGGTGTGACGGCCAAGGTGGTCGAGATGGCGCATGCGATCGGCGTGTCTGTCGAGGGTGAGCTGGGCGTGTTGGGCTCGCTCGAAACCGGCATGGCCGGCGAGGAGGACGGTTCCGGCGCCGAGGGTATCCTGTCGCGCGATCAGCTGCTCACCGACCCCGAGGAGGCGGCGAGTTTCGTGCGTGACACCAAGGTGGACGCACTGGCCATTGCAATCGGTACGTCCCACGGGGCCTACAAATTCACCCGACCCCCGACCGGAGACATCCTGTCGATTGACCGCATCAAGGCGATCCACGCGCGTATCCCGGACACCCATCTGGTGATGCACGGCTCCTCGTCGGTACCGCAGGAGTGGCTCCAGGTCATCAATGACCACGGCGGTGAGATGGGCGAGACGTACGGCGTGCCGGTCGAGGAGATCCAGGAGGGCATCCGCAACGGTGTGCGCAAGGTCAACATCGACACCGATCTGCGCATGGCGAGCACCGGTGCCATTCGCCGGTTCATGGCGGAGAAACCGGCCGAATTTGATCCGCGCAAATACCTCGGTGTCGCCAAGGATGCGATGAAGAGCATCTGCCTGGCGCGCTACGAGGCCTTCGGTACCGCCGGCAACGCCAGCAAGATCAACGTGCTCAAACTCGACCGCATGGTCGAGCGCTACAACGCCGGTGCACTGGACCCGCGCGTGAACTGA
- a CDS encoding phosphoglycerate kinase yields the protein MAILEMASLRLEGKRVLIREDLNVPLRDGAVTSDARIRAALPSVIQARDAGARVLLMSHLGRPTEGEYDAAQSLAPVASHMATLLGHPVRLVDNYLETPPEVEPGDVVLLENVRFNVGEKRDDDALAKAYAALCDVYVMDAFGTAHRAQASTHGVGLHAPVACAGPLLAAELEALARVLEQPARPLVAIVGGSKVSTKLTVLESLSTVVDQLIVGGGIANTFIAAEGGAVGKSLCEPDLCDTARSLRAAAQAQGGDIPVPTDVVCGKAFDPDTPAVTKAVGDVAPDDMIFDVGPETAARYAEIVRRAGTVVWNGPVGVFEFDQFGAGTETVGRAIASSSAFSIAGGGDTLAAVDKYGIADHVSYISTGGGAFLEFLEGKTLPAVAMLARRAADASG from the coding sequence ATGGCAATTCTCGAGATGGCGTCGCTGCGCCTTGAGGGCAAACGGGTTCTGATTCGCGAGGACCTGAACGTGCCCTTGCGAGACGGTGCGGTGACATCCGACGCGCGGATTCGCGCCGCCTTGCCCTCGGTGATCCAGGCACGGGATGCCGGTGCGCGGGTGTTGCTGATGTCCCACCTCGGCCGTCCGACCGAAGGCGAGTACGACGCAGCGCAGTCGCTGGCGCCGGTCGCGAGCCACATGGCCACGCTGCTCGGGCACCCGGTGCGACTGGTCGACAACTACCTCGAAACGCCGCCCGAGGTCGAACCCGGTGACGTGGTGTTGCTCGAGAATGTGCGCTTCAACGTGGGTGAGAAGCGCGACGACGACGCGTTGGCGAAGGCCTACGCTGCGCTCTGCGACGTCTACGTGATGGACGCATTCGGCACGGCTCATCGGGCACAGGCATCCACCCACGGCGTGGGCCTGCACGCACCGGTCGCGTGCGCGGGCCCGCTGCTCGCGGCCGAGCTCGAGGCGCTCGCACGCGTGCTCGAGCAGCCCGCGCGCCCGTTGGTTGCCATCGTTGGAGGGTCCAAGGTGTCGACCAAACTGACTGTGCTCGAGTCCCTCTCGACGGTGGTAGACCAGTTGATCGTGGGCGGCGGCATCGCCAACACCTTCATCGCCGCCGAAGGCGGTGCGGTGGGCAAGTCGCTCTGTGAACCCGACCTCTGCGACACGGCCCGCAGCCTGCGTGCGGCGGCACAGGCCCAGGGCGGTGACATCCCGGTGCCCACCGACGTGGTGTGCGGCAAGGCCTTTGACCCCGACACGCCAGCGGTCACCAAGGCCGTGGGTGATGTGGCGCCTGACGACATGATCTTCGACGTCGGGCCTGAAACCGCGGCGCGGTACGCCGAGATCGTCAGGCGCGCCGGCACGGTCGTCTGGAACGGACCGGTGGGTGTGTTCGAGTTCGATCAGTTCGGTGCCGGCACCGAGACGGTGGGCCGTGCGATCGCGTCCTCCTCGGCGTTTTCCATTGCCGGTGGCGGCGACACCCTTGCGGCGGTCGACAAGTACGGTATTGCCGACCATGTGTCTTACATCTCGACTGGCGGGGGGGCCTTTCTGGAGTTCCTCGAAGGCAAGACCCTGCCGGCCGTGGCGATGCTGGCACGCCGGGCTGCCGACGCCTCCGGCTGA
- the rpoD gene encoding RNA polymerase sigma factor RpoD, translated as MMNQDHQSRLKQLIARGKEQGYLTYAEVNDHLPDGVVEADQVEEIIAMINDMGIATHEQAPDADSLVLSDESTVETDDDAAAEAAAALASVDGEFGRTTDPVRMYMREMGTVELLTREGEIEIAKRIEDGLLQALASLGCFPLAPKLVIDSYALYCNGEMRLQDLLVGFIDPNAPDASAQPRTPEANAEAASNDKDDDKDDDDTPADTGPDLEVVAQKLGELKDAYEAWVKTLNARSRNSKRSQKLLDQVIEKYVEIKFAPAFVERMTNELRGSIEKIQRMERQIRDVSIKQVGMPRKAFLESFVGNESSAEWASDIAASDAPYAEKMAAQVEEIRRCQRHIAAVEDASLLPVADIKEIGRRMSIGEAKARRAKKEMVEANLRLVISIAKKYTNRGLQFLDLIQEGNIGLMKAVDKFEYRRGYKFSTYATWWIRQAITRSIADQARTIRIPVHMIETINKLNRISRQMLQQMGREPTPEELAEKMDMPEDKIRKVLKIAKEPISMETPIGDDEDSHLGDFIEDANAVSPVDSATNNGLGETTHSVLASLTPREAKVLRMRFGIDMNTDHTLEEVGKQFDVTRERIRQIEAKALRKLRHPSRSEQLRSFLEE; from the coding sequence TTGATGAACCAGGACCACCAATCGCGTCTGAAGCAGCTCATTGCCCGCGGCAAGGAGCAAGGCTACCTCACCTACGCCGAAGTCAACGACCACCTGCCTGACGGCGTGGTCGAGGCGGACCAGGTCGAGGAAATCATCGCGATGATCAACGACATGGGCATCGCGACTCACGAACAGGCGCCGGACGCCGACTCGCTGGTGCTCAGCGACGAGTCGACGGTCGAAACCGATGACGACGCAGCCGCCGAAGCCGCGGCCGCGCTGGCGAGCGTGGACGGCGAGTTCGGGCGCACGACGGATCCGGTGCGCATGTACATGCGCGAAATGGGAACGGTGGAGCTGCTGACCCGCGAAGGCGAAATCGAAATCGCCAAGCGCATTGAAGACGGCTTGCTGCAGGCCCTCGCGTCCCTTGGGTGTTTCCCGCTCGCCCCCAAGCTGGTGATCGACAGCTACGCGCTGTACTGCAACGGCGAAATGCGCCTGCAGGATCTGCTGGTCGGTTTTATCGACCCCAATGCGCCGGACGCGTCCGCGCAGCCGCGCACACCCGAGGCGAACGCAGAGGCGGCGTCCAACGACAAGGACGACGACAAGGACGACGATGACACCCCGGCCGACACCGGCCCGGACCTCGAAGTCGTGGCCCAGAAACTCGGCGAGCTCAAAGACGCGTACGAGGCCTGGGTGAAGACGCTCAACGCGCGTTCCCGTAACTCCAAACGCAGCCAGAAATTGCTCGACCAGGTCATTGAAAAGTACGTCGAGATCAAGTTCGCGCCGGCTTTCGTCGAGCGCATGACCAACGAGTTGCGCGGTTCGATAGAAAAGATCCAGCGCATGGAACGTCAGATCCGCGACGTCTCGATCAAGCAGGTCGGCATGCCGCGCAAGGCCTTCCTCGAAAGCTTTGTCGGCAACGAATCCAGCGCCGAGTGGGCCAGCGACATCGCTGCGAGCGACGCGCCGTATGCCGAAAAGATGGCAGCCCAGGTCGAGGAGATTCGACGCTGCCAGCGCCACATTGCCGCCGTCGAGGACGCCAGCCTGCTGCCGGTCGCCGACATCAAGGAAATTGGCCGCCGCATGTCCATTGGCGAGGCGAAGGCGCGTCGGGCCAAGAAGGAAATGGTGGAAGCCAACCTGCGCCTGGTGATTTCCATCGCAAAGAAGTACACGAACCGCGGCCTGCAGTTCCTCGACCTCATCCAGGAAGGCAACATCGGCCTGATGAAGGCGGTCGACAAATTCGAGTACCGGCGCGGATACAAATTCTCGACCTACGCCACCTGGTGGATTCGCCAGGCCATCACCCGGTCGATCGCCGACCAGGCGCGGACCATTCGCATCCCCGTGCACATGATCGAAACGATCAACAAGCTCAACCGCATCTCCCGACAGATGCTGCAGCAGATGGGTCGCGAGCCGACACCGGAAGAGCTGGCCGAAAAGATGGACATGCCGGAAGACAAGATCCGCAAAGTCCTGAAAATCGCCAAGGAGCCCATCTCGATGGAGACGCCGATTGGCGACGACGAGGATTCGCACCTGGGTGATTTCATCGAAGACGCCAACGCGGTGTCACCGGTGGATTCCGCGACCAACAACGGCCTCGGCGAGACCACGCACTCCGTGCTGGCGTCGCTGACACCGCGTGAAGCAAAAGTGCTTCGCATGCGCTTCGGCATCGACATGAACACCGACCACACTCTCGAGGAAGTCGGCAAGCAGTTCGATGTGACACGCGAGCGCATTCGCCAGATCGAGGCCAAGGCGTTGCGCAAGCTTCGCCACCCATCGCGATCCGAGCAGCTCCGCAGCTTCCTCGAGGAATAG